ATTGACTATCGGCTGAAGAACAAGGAAGAAAGGAATGATTTTATGCAAATATTGATCCAGTTGCATACGAGCAAAAGAGAGGATAAGTTATCCTTCAATGAGGTCGTAGGCCAAACTTTTGTATTTCACATCGCTGGTTTTGAGGCTTCCGCCTCGATCCTTCAGTTTTGCTTCTACGAGCTTGCTTGTAACCCTGACATCCAGAATCGGTTGAGGCATCATATCAACCAGGTATTGAGAAAATATGACGGAGAAGTGACGTATGAAGCGATAATGGATATGAAGTATCTCGATCAGATAGTAAACGGTAAGTGGTTTACTTGACTCTAAATTGGAAACTTTGGTTGAAAAAGGATTCAAATCATAAAttgttttgaatatttccagAAACTCTTCGGAAGAATCCACCTTTCGGAATGTTATCCCGAGAAACCACTTTAAACTATAAAATTCCCGGCACGGATTGCATCCTTGAAAAAGGCACTAGCCTGCATATACCAATCTACGCCATACACCATGATCCTGAATTTTATCCAAATCCATCAAAGTTCAATCCAGACAATTTCTCTGAGGAAGCTGTGAAGAATAGACACCCAATTGCCTTTCTCCCATTTGGCGCAGGACCCAGGGCTTGTATAGGGGTTCGATTCGGTGTGATGCACGTGAAACTAGGGGTTATTGCTGGACTGCGAAAATTCAAGTACACCTTATCGCCAAAGACTAGACAACCGATAAAGCTTCAATCAAAATTTTTCGTTGCACAACCTGAAGGAGGTATCTGGTTGAATATTGAGTCAGTTGATTGAAAGATGGTCAGTGATCCAAAGGAAAACTGGTGACATCTTGCGGGCGAAGCCTTTCAAAGCCGAAGTAACCGATGAGGCAGTTTTCAgggaatttaatattttatagaaaaaaataaattttatcctttttagtATTCAGGTTTCTTTGGCTATAGTACACCCTACAATCATTAGTAGCTGCATGGGAACTTCCGGTTCTCTGATTCAGAAGGGGATGGCGAACTTAACCGAATTCATAAAATCCTGGACCGTTGTAATCCCCAAACTGTTCCAGAAAAAAGAAACATTTGAAactatcttcttcttccttttctggttcagcctttgtcccgttcagatgTGAGGTTGGCTTGTCTTGATCGGTTCCACCATTTCGCTCTATCAAGGACCTGGACTGGATGGAGTTGCGAGGCAGTTAAATCAATATGCAGCTCATCAAGTCATTGTTGTTTCGATCGGCCTTTCGGTCGTTTCTTatcgactccgatgttcagaccaatcttggttaTTGAGTTCTCATCGCGGTTGTAGATAAAGGGTAGGATAATCGGCACCAGCAAAGCTCATTTCGAATAGAGAGCAAAGGCTTTTGTTAACCGCCCGAAGTGGGGTGTAGTCCAATACCTCTGCACGATGCAGCAAAGCAAGGAATGAAAATGCTATTCTAATACGGGGGACCCTCACCTGAGGCTCTTTTTGCAACTAAATGGTGGATTCTATTAGGAAACCCTTTACAAGAAACTTAAAATTACAAGTTCCTTACTAGAAAGGACGAAAAAACCATTGTCTTAGCGAAGAAAGGGACCAATTGAGCGGGAGGAAGTAGCATCGTGGAAGAGGAGATGCCATCGAGATCGAGGTAGGACAAAAAGTCAAAGAAGACGTTCCTAGCTCCAAACTGTGCAACACTCTCTTTACCGGAAAGAACCATTAACAAACTCACCATCCGGACAGAAACGTGAGTCATCTCACTGGAGAATTTGAACCTCATCCAAAAAGGCATGCGCGGTGGAAGAAAAATTACCTAAAAATGCTGGGTGGTGTTTCGAAAAAAGAAAGCTACTACCATCGTCTAGCAAAGGATTCCTTGGAGGGCAAAAAAAGCATATGCAAGACGGGGGAATTCCTGGACCTTATCACACACTGGCGAAATTCCTAAAAGACTGGCCcctatcagagccccgctgagacaagtacaACGGTGTCAGTCTACACTGAGTGAACGTGTGGgaattcatactagtggatgcaagacctacctagttctctaccgaactatggggcacggcacccgtgttgaaacgcaacactacgTCGGAGCCTCGAACGTCGCTTGAATGCAACAATATGGAGCTCCCAGCACGGAGCCAACCTCAAAAGCCAAGCGCACATGAAACAGGAATACTTCTGAAACAAGTGAATTCATCGGTTATCCTGGATCCCATGGTACCattatacctctggtaaggttttaTGGTAATGAGATGAGTCCctgtgtagactcgggtctgatcgccctaaaggctttggagcattcgtctactacGGCCACTAAACCAAAGTGATACTGAGTCTCCCAGTGGCACCACTATGGAcattcttctcggccacttgggtttggtttggtcgacagagttcctcaccgccacctctgagtaccCGTCTAGATGTGCAAAAAACGATACTAGGGAAGACGTCAAATCTATCCAGCCGACTTGCACCGACGCAGTATATTTGTCGAACTTAGGTCGAAGACTGACAAAGAGAATATCTTCAGCAAAACAACAAAgagcaaataaaaaaatggtGGTTTCACGTCTAAAACCCGTTTGaattctaaaaataaaagatGAGGACTGCCTGTCGAACAAAGAAAAGGCTGAGGAGCCGATAAAAACGGATTATCCAGATGTGAGCAGCCTCAAGGTGTAAGCCAAATCTGTGAACCACGGACGACACCGTTCCTGTTAAAACTGTCAGCCAACTTTTTTACTgcggaaaaaaaaagaatgacaGTTCCCAACTACTGCTTCGGGTGCTGGGCAAACCAGTTTGAAAAAGACAAGACAGATCCCACTTTTTGATACAAATGCGATTAACGCTGGTACGAAGTGAAAACTTGCACGTTAAAAAAATATCTTGTCCTTTGTTACGATCACTGTCTGTGAAGATGATACATGGCCCATGATGTCGATTCCGGGGTGTGCCAAATCTTGAAAGAAAAGTCGCAAAAAACCGAAAGTTAGGCAAAATGAACCACATTCTGCAAGCGTACATGCTTGGGGATGCGACCGTTCACGATGAGATGGTGCTGGATAAAAGTGGCCTTGTTATCCTTCCGAGAGCTGCATCGAGATAGGAGTTAGTAGTCGGAATACTACGATGGTAAGCTTTTATTATACCTTGGTatacctggtgctgttgccATTTGGTTGAGGCTATCGTCAACATATGAGTGTGGGACAACGGTCGTAGTGCAAATGTGCGTTTGTCTCACGGCGAAACCAATCTGTGTTCGGTTTTCGTAATGAGCTCGGTGTTTCTGACTACAAGATACGGAATACAGTAGGAAGGGTTTCTCAGGAACGTTTAAGACCAGCACTCTTCAATGCGCGAGGGCACTATTCCTGACGTACTTATTGTCAGCGGTGCAAGGATGGTAGGAACTGGAAGATTTCATGGCCAGAGACCACCAGTACATCTCCTCCAAAGTGAAAAGTGGCCCCTATCAATGTTCTGAAATCCAGCAAACACCTACCAGGTATAACATCGGGAAAATTGACGTCGGAAAATTCGCGGGATATCTCTGAAACGAAGTGACAGGACCACGAAGCCCGGACGCGGACAAAAGAACTGCGGCTTAATCAACAGTGAACTCAACAATGGGCCTTATCCCTTCAGCTTGCAATGCATCGGTGctcaaaaggagactctgtcACGGAAAGCTGACTGGTGATAGACAGCTGATATTGCAAGTCTACGCCGGATTACACAGCGACCCAGAGGTCATGATGAGGTAAACCTCAAATACGCAGATACGCATACAAAGAAAACGAACTTCAGCATGAAATTGGTAGGCAAAAAGCATGCTCCCAGCTGGAGCTAGCCAAGGGGAATAATAAAGTCTCAAGGAGCTTCGAGaataagttgaaaaatttagCACTCATCGATCACATAGTTCTATGGAAGCAGTGGAAGGAATCGTGCAGGTACTTTAAGGTATCTGAACTAACTTTGTCGGTGTTACAGGGAGTACTGACAAATGTCAATCTCAGTACTCCTGACTTTAATGGAACTAGAAGAGGCGGTTTGGACCATGAAGGACAAATAGCACCGTGACGGGATAGTATTCCGAGTAAAGCTCTGAAGCTTGTATTCACGCAAAAGCAGGACTTGCTACTCAACGTGCTGAGCACATGTTTGATATTGGAGTGTTTGTCTCGTACTGATAAACCAAGGCAAGAGTGACCCCTGAGGCTCCGCTAGTGTACCAACATCTCAGTATGTTGAGCACGGAACACAGGGGAAAACCCCTTGGAGAGCTCATGAAGCCAAGGTTGGCTGACACAGTACCAGCTGCGGGAAACTTCTTACAGAAACAatacggattttgaggggatGATTCACAACGATGCGATTGAGGAAGTGGCCCAAGCGACAAAACTGACTGAGGCACAGTTTCACCGTGATTCTTGTGACGCTTAATGCAAGAAGAGAATTCTGCGAGGTGGGGCGATATACCCAAGGCGTCCTGTGTGAGGGGCACTTCCTGCTCTACGAGATCTAGAAAGGACATCGTAGAAAGAGGGTCGCATCGAGGGCTGCCCAGAAATATGACATTTGTCCAGCTTTTAGAACGCCTCATACGATAATCTATTGTGACTCGAGATACCTGGCGAATTGCGTGTGGGGCTGGTCACCGCTCGTACAATCAAACAAGCTCATCACACACTGTGAATGATGGGGCAAGTCAGCAGATAGACGGCtgagcatggattctccctTACTCTGAACAAAAATCGAAGTAATCGTTCTGACCAAAGGGAGGGTTCCGCCAGTCCTCCCTCTGGTGGGATTGACTATTACCCCCGACTAGCTAGGCAATTTATGTTTAAGAATTGAGAAGTTTTAATGGATGCGGatccatttgatgtcggaccgaactaa
The window above is part of the Hermetia illucens chromosome 3, iHerIll2.2.curated.20191125, whole genome shotgun sequence genome. Proteins encoded here:
- the LOC119650844 gene encoding probable cytochrome P450 6a14 — encoded protein: MASRLIGNLKGVGQYDHDGLLTQKFYKKLKGRSPIVGVYYSIKPVAIFIDINLIKDFASFHDRGIYYNERDDPLSTHLISLPGDKWKQLPSTCSPTFTSLKMKTMFSTMMEVEMKRKLTKFARVEKSLTLKKVMSLFTMDVIGMGGCAFGFETNSLEDENNEFFRMGISVFDNPGYSTRSTFVLQAFRGYARKLRLKLFRDEVIKFYTDFVRNTIDYRLKNKEERNDFMQILIQLHTSKREDKLSFNEVVGQTFVFHIAGFEASASILQFCFYELACNPDIQNRLRHHINQVLRKYDGEVTYEAIMDMKYLDQIVNETLRKNPPFGMLSRETTLNYKIPGTDCILEKGTSLHIPIYAIHHDPEFYPNPSKFNPDNFSEEAVKNRHPIAFLPFGAGPRACIGVRFGVMHVKLGVIAGLRKFKYTLSPKTRQPIKLQSKFFVAQPEGGIWLNIESVD